The following coding sequences lie in one Musa acuminata AAA Group cultivar baxijiao chromosome BXJ3-1, Cavendish_Baxijiao_AAA, whole genome shotgun sequence genomic window:
- the LOC135629132 gene encoding uncharacterized protein LOC135629132, which translates to MEAGSPPAAPPDPFDEFFPQQQSQGSDDDDADSNYSSCDGEVSELERYCSANSVLGSASLCSSVGNYGDLLDFSDLSGGIENSLRARPNGGAAAPWDRFDPPSDEGGVASPREVGPSWSRRLMAFSDRTGSLHPASVDPPGDGTPVREIEGRQEIVSSNRKVVDFLARDEISAGHNDGCSCAVEVYSSGNFDSYPDAESRMMMDADEDTYSRDEHSDGEDSMLEYSSDCHNSSGRYEKRKSLCIDEIKRDNPNPLLMNSSIAFGSDDLDELVRECDGLGLQCPSLYQDQPTFQSVVPSKGSIHDVDKEEDVIDVSAPSCQLHGTDQPNQNVRLSPVKNPLDDHEISKKGKSLPGEDTIEDQIKSMHKGLRGDICSIYNGIISDIDVDEAPEKQVFSESTPADHDTMAYSSVSAGAFQREEFLCQEHDKPSLSPPMVLNGQGSSFQIELNRTANLTDLAEEDIFTDQNKKQDAGDAYDEMVLEMEEILLDTGESIGIRSVANQGYLNHQSHHFRDGSSTASTSGTDDVYPPAQYPSRIDWVEVIGAKQKIGDVSFGERLVGVKEYTVYVLKVWSANDQWEVERRYRDFFALYQHLRTLFSNHDLSLPSQWSFVERESMKIFGNASPDVVSKRSVLIQDCLHSVLNSRYPFGFPSPLLCFLSPGKMAYNSSLLKTLVPQSLQKLGKGWNSKFSTYKDSPEDHSELGKTIPLVVDIKPRKSMQQLLELQHYTCAGCHKQLDVTKTLLGELVQTLGWRRPRFCEYTGQLFCASCHTNDTSVLPAKVLHHWDFSLYPVSQLAKAYLESIYDQPMLCVSAMNPFLLSKVPALLHVMGIRKKISAMFPYIRCPFRTSIQRGLGFRRHLLESNDFFALRDLVDLSKGAFAALPIMLETVSNKILEHITQQCLVCYDTGVPCAARQVCDDPMSLIFPFQEAEAARCGSCGSIFHKPCLAKVIICPCRKPTGATKNLSIQGHVESEEPLDELILPSNSNSASNLFSNALLKAKPDRIWRPKNRSPVILMGSLPSS; encoded by the exons ATGGAGGCCGGATCTCCGCCTGCCGCGCCTCCCGACCCATTCGATGAGTTCTTCCCCCAGCAACAGAGCCAGGgctccgacgacgacgacgccgaCTCCAACTACTCGTCCTGCGACGGCGAGGTCTCCGAACTCGAGCGGTATTGCAGCGCCAACTCGGTGCTCGGCAGCGCCAGCCTCTGCAGCTCCGTCGGGAACTACGGCGACCTGCTCGATTTCTCCGACCTCAGCGGCGGGATCGAGAATTCCCTGAGGGCTCGGCCCAACGGAGGCGCCGCTGCCCCTTGGGATCGATTCGACCCACCCTCGGATGAGGGCGGGGTCGCGTCGCCGAGGGAAGTTGGTCCCTCCTGGTCCCGACGTCTTATGGCCTTTTCGGATCGAACGGGTTCGTTGCATCCTGCATCTGTTGATCCTCCAGGTGACGGCACGCCGGTTAGGGAAATTGAGGGCCGGCAGGAAATAGTGTCGAGTAACCGGAAAGTGGTAGACTTTTTGGCTCGAGATGAGATCTCTGCAGGACATAATGATGGATGTTCTTGTGCGGTAGAGGTTTATTCTTCGGGGAACTTTGACTCTTACCCTGATGCTGAAAGCAGGATGATGATGGATGCAGATGAGGATACATACTCCAGAGATGAACATTCCGACGGTGAGGACTCAATGCTTGAATACAGTTCAGATTGCCATAATTCAAGTGGTCGGTATGAGAAAAGGAAATCACTGTGCATTGATGAGATTAAACGTGACAACCCAAATCCACTTCTTATGAACTCATCCATAGCTTTCGGTTCTGATGATTTGGATGAGCTAGTGCGTGAGTGTGACGGACTTGGTTTACAATGTCCATCGCTTTACCAAGACCAACCTACTTTCCAGTCAGTTGTGCCATCAAAAGGTTCCATTCATGATGTGGATAAAGAAGAGGATGTCATAGATGTATCAGCACCGAGTTGTCAACTCCATGGCACTGATCAACCTAACCAGAATGTAAGACTTTCTCCCGTCAAGAACCCTCTGGATGATCATGAAATTTCAAAGAAGGGTAAGTCTCTTCCAGGAGAAGATACCATAGAAGATCAAATCAAATCCATGCACAAAGGTCTTAGAGGAGATATCTGTTCCATATATAATGGGATAATTTCAGATATTGATGTGGATGAAGCTCCAGAAAAACAGGTGTTTAGTGAATCAACTCCTGCTGACCATgatactatggcatattcttctgtTTCAGCTGGTGCATTTCAGAGAGAAGAATTCTTGTGTCAAGAACATGATAAGCCAAGTTTGTCCCCACCAATGGTCCTCAATGGCCAGGGCTCAAGTTTCCAAATAGAGTTGAACAGGACTGCAAATCTTACAGACTTAGCAGAAGAGGATATTTTTACTGATCAG AACAAGAAACAAGATGCTGGTGATGCATATGATGAAATGGTTCTGGAGATGGAGGAAATTTTACTAGATACAGGAGAGTCCATCGGAATCAGGTCCGTGGCCAACCAAGGGTACTTAAATCATCAGTCTCATCATTTTAGAGATGGTAGCTCAACCGCTTCTACTTCAGGCACAGATGATGTTTATCCACCTGCTCAATATCCCTCCAGAATTGATTGGGTTGAGGTCATTGGAGCAAAAcagaaaataggagatgtttcttTTGGGGAACGATTGGTTGGTGTCAAGGAGTATACTGTATATGTATTAAAAGTGTGGAGTGCTAATGATCAATGGGAAGTTGAACGACGGTACCGCGATTTCTTTGCACTTTATCAGCATCTAAGAACTCTTTTTTCTAACCACGATTTAAGTCTTCCATCCCAATGGTCCTTCGTTGAGAGAGAATCAATGAAAATTTTTGGAAATGCATCACCAGATGTTGTCAGCAAGAGGAGTGTTCTTATTCAAGATTGTTTGCACTCAGTTCTTAACTCAAGATACCCTTTTGGATTTCCAAGCCCTCTGCTCTGTTTTTTGTCCCCAGGCAAGATGGCTTATAATTCTAGCTTGTTAAAAACTCTAGTTCCCCAATCCCTTCAAAAGCTTGGGAAAGGTTGGAATTCAAAGTTTTCAACTTATAAGGATTCTCCAGAAGATCATTCTGAATTGGGGAAGACAATACCTCTTGTGGTTGACATAAAGCCTCGAAAGTCTATGCAACAGTTGTTGGAATTACAGCATTATACTTGTGCAGGATGCCACAAACAGTTGGATGTTACAAAAACATTGTTGGGGGAGCTTGTTCAGACATTAGGATGGAGAAGGCCACGGTTTTGTGAGTATACTGGTCAGTTATTTTGTGCGTCATGTCATACAAATGATACTTCAGTTCTGCCAGCAAAAGTCTTACATCACTGGGATTTTTCTCTTTATCCGGTTTCTCAGTTAGCAAAAGCATATttggaatccatttatgaccag CCAATGCTCTGTGTGAGTGCAATGAATCCCTTTCTGCTTTCCAAAGTACCAGCTTTGCTTCATGTTATGGGTATCAGGAAGAAAATAAGTGCCATGTTCCCATATATTCGCTGTCCTTTCCGAACCTCCATTCAGAGAGGCCTTGGATTTCGCCGACATCTTCTTGAAAGTAATGACTTTTTTGCACTACGAGATCTTGTCGATCTATCAAAAGGGGCGTTTGCAG CACTTCCCATCATGTTAGAAACTGTTTCAAATAAGATCCTCGAGCACATCACACAACAGTGCCTTGTGTGCTATGACACTGGTGTTCCTTGTGCCGCCCGGCAAGTCTGTGATGACCCGATGTCTCTCATATTTCCCTTTCAG GAAGCTGAAGCTGCTAGGTGTGGTTCCTGTGGGTCCATCTTCCACAAGCCTTGCCTTGCAAAGGTGATCATCTGCCCTTGTCGCAAGCCAACTGGTGCAACCAAAAATCTAAGTATCCAAGGTCATGTTGAGAGTGAGGAACCATTGGATGAActgattttaccttcaaattccaaTTCAGCTTCAAATTTATTCTCTAATGCTTTACTTAAGGCAAAGCCAGACAGAATATGGAGGCCTAAAAACCGAAGCCCTGTGATTCTCATGGGTTCTTTACCAAGCAGTTGA